A genome region from Microbacterium sp. CGR2 includes the following:
- the gyrA gene encoding DNA gyrase subunit A — protein MTDEQRPEPEHDHGKIDQVDLQSEMQRSYLDYAMAVIVGRALPDVRDGLKPVHRRVIYGMYDGGFRPDRSFSKCARVVGEVMGQYHPHGDSAIYDALVRLVQPWSLRYPLAQGQGNFGSPGNMGAAAPRYTETKMAALALEMVRDIEENTVDFQDNYDGQTQEPTVLPARFPNLLVNGSVGIAVGMATNIPPHNLREISEAALWALDNPGISREELLDGLIARVPGPDFPTGAQILGTKGVQEAYRTGRGSITMRAVVNVEEIQGRTCLVITELPYQVNPDNVAVKIGDLARDGKITGIADIRDESSDRTGQRLVVVLKRDAVAKVVLNNLYKHTQLQENFGANMLAIVDGVPRTLAIDGFITNWIAHQIDVIVRRTQFRLSEAEKRMHILRAYLKALDALDEVIALIRRSQTTQDANEGLQKLLDIDDIQADAILQMQLRRLAALERQKVIDQANELEIQIADYKAILADEGRQRTIIREELTAIVDRFGDERRTHILHGFDGDVSMEDLIAEEEMVVTVTREGYIKRTRSDNYRSQHRGGKGIKGAQLRADDIVEHFFVTTTHHWLLFFTDKGRVYRAKTYEVPEAGRDAKGTHVANLLALQPDESIAQVLDIRDYAVADYLVLATRDGLVKKTRLDAYDTNRQGGVIAIRLNDEDELVSALLVDASEDILLISSRGMSVRFSATDEALRPLGRATAGVKGMKFREGDSLLSASVAVPGRFVFVVTDGGYAKRTAVEEYRVQGRGGYGIKVAKLHDERGTLAGGLIVSDDDEVLVVLSSGKVVRSAVAEVPAKGRDTMGVVFARTTEADRILAIARNGERGLAEDEAETDSDEATETTQTPEESTDE, from the coding sequence AGATGCAGCGCAGCTATCTCGACTACGCGATGGCCGTCATCGTCGGCCGTGCCCTCCCGGATGTGCGCGACGGACTGAAGCCCGTGCACCGCCGTGTGATCTACGGCATGTACGACGGCGGCTTCCGTCCCGACCGCTCGTTCTCCAAGTGCGCCCGTGTCGTCGGCGAGGTCATGGGTCAGTACCACCCGCACGGCGACTCCGCGATCTACGACGCGCTGGTCCGCCTGGTGCAGCCGTGGTCTCTGCGGTATCCGCTGGCGCAGGGTCAGGGCAACTTCGGCTCCCCCGGCAACATGGGTGCCGCGGCTCCCCGTTACACCGAGACGAAGATGGCTGCCCTCGCGCTCGAGATGGTGCGCGACATCGAAGAGAACACCGTCGACTTCCAGGACAACTACGACGGTCAGACCCAGGAGCCGACGGTTCTCCCCGCTCGGTTCCCGAACCTGCTCGTCAACGGGTCCGTCGGTATCGCGGTCGGCATGGCCACCAACATCCCGCCGCACAACCTGCGCGAGATCTCGGAGGCGGCACTCTGGGCGCTCGACAACCCCGGCATCAGCCGCGAAGAGCTGCTCGACGGTCTGATCGCCCGAGTTCCCGGTCCTGATTTCCCGACGGGCGCGCAGATCCTCGGCACCAAGGGTGTGCAAGAGGCATATCGCACGGGCCGCGGTTCGATCACGATGCGCGCGGTCGTCAACGTCGAAGAGATCCAGGGCCGCACGTGCCTGGTCATCACCGAGCTCCCCTATCAGGTGAACCCCGACAACGTGGCGGTCAAGATCGGTGACCTCGCCCGTGACGGCAAGATCACCGGCATCGCCGACATCCGCGACGAATCGTCGGACCGCACGGGTCAGCGTCTCGTCGTCGTCCTCAAGCGGGATGCTGTCGCCAAGGTCGTGCTGAACAACCTGTACAAGCACACCCAGCTGCAGGAGAACTTCGGCGCGAACATGCTCGCCATCGTCGACGGCGTGCCGCGCACGCTGGCGATCGACGGCTTCATCACGAACTGGATCGCTCACCAGATCGACGTGATCGTGCGCCGGACGCAGTTCCGCCTCAGCGAGGCTGAGAAGCGGATGCACATCCTGCGTGCGTACCTGAAGGCGCTCGACGCGCTGGATGAGGTCATCGCGCTCATCCGTCGCTCACAGACCACGCAGGACGCGAACGAAGGACTGCAGAAGCTCCTCGACATCGACGACATCCAGGCGGACGCGATCCTGCAGATGCAGCTCCGTCGCCTGGCCGCGCTGGAGCGTCAGAAGGTCATCGATCAGGCCAACGAGCTCGAGATCCAGATCGCCGACTACAAGGCGATCCTCGCCGACGAGGGGCGCCAGCGCACGATCATCCGCGAGGAGCTCACGGCGATCGTCGACCGCTTCGGCGATGAGCGCCGCACGCACATCCTGCACGGCTTCGACGGCGACGTGTCGATGGAAGACCTGATCGCCGAAGAGGAGATGGTCGTCACCGTCACGCGTGAGGGCTACATCAAGCGCACGCGCAGCGACAACTACCGCTCCCAGCACCGTGGCGGCAAGGGCATCAAGGGTGCTCAGCTGCGTGCCGACGACATCGTCGAGCACTTCTTCGTGACGACGACCCACCACTGGCTGCTCTTCTTCACCGACAAGGGCCGCGTGTACCGGGCGAAGACCTATGAGGTGCCGGAGGCGGGTCGTGATGCGAAGGGCACGCACGTCGCGAACCTGCTTGCTCTGCAGCCCGACGAGAGCATCGCCCAGGTTCTCGACATCCGCGACTACGCGGTCGCCGACTACCTCGTCCTCGCGACGCGTGACGGGCTGGTGAAGAAGACGCGTCTCGATGCCTATGACACCAACCGCCAGGGCGGCGTGATCGCGATCCGTCTGAACGACGAGGACGAACTGGTCAGCGCACTCCTGGTCGACGCTTCCGAAGACATCCTCCTGATCAGCAGCCGCGGGATGTCCGTGCGGTTCAGTGCGACCGATGAGGCGCTGCGCCCGCTCGGCCGTGCGACCGCCGGCGTCAAGGGAATGAAGTTCCGGGAGGGCGACAGCCTGCTGTCGGCATCCGTAGCCGTACCGGGCCGGTTCGTGTTCGTGGTCACCGACGGGGGCTACGCGAAGCGCACCGCCGTCGAGGAATACCGCGTGCAAGGACGTGGTGGATACGGCATCAAGGTGGCCAAGCTGCACGACGAGCGAGGCACCCTCGCCGGCGGTCTCATCGTCTCGGATGACGACGAGGTCTTGGTGGTTCTCTCCAGCGGCAAGGTGGTACGCTCTGCCGTGGCCGAGGTGCCCGCGAAGGGCCGAGATACCATGGGAGTGGTGTTCGCACGCACGACGGAAGCAGACCGCATCCTCGCCATCGCCCGCAACGGTGAGCGTGGCCTCGCAGAAGACGAGGCCGAGACGGACTCCGACGAGGCCACCGAGACGACACAGACCCCTGAGGAAAGCACGGACGAATGA
- a CDS encoding DUF3566 domain-containing protein has protein sequence MSTVADKLAKKSTRKTSGKQVRLRLVYVDFWSAVKLSFLGAVALAVVTMVSFFLIFLVLQATGIMATADEFVRSFTDGAIPLSEVVGLPQVMAFAAVVAILNLIVFTVLGAVIAGIYNLAVKVTGGLLVGFMSN, from the coding sequence ATGAGCACAGTAGCCGACAAGCTGGCGAAGAAGTCCACACGCAAGACCAGCGGCAAGCAGGTCCGCCTGCGCCTGGTGTACGTCGACTTCTGGTCGGCCGTGAAGCTCTCCTTCCTCGGCGCGGTCGCCCTCGCGGTCGTCACGATGGTGTCGTTCTTCCTCATCTTCCTGGTGCTGCAGGCGACGGGCATCATGGCCACCGCTGACGAGTTCGTCCGCAGCTTCACCGACGGAGCGATCCCGCTCTCCGAGGTCGTCGGTCTGCCGCAGGTGATGGCGTTCGCCGCCGTCGTCGCGATCCTCAACCTCATCGTCTTCACCGTGCTCGGCGCCGTGATCGCCGGAATCTACAACCTGGCCGTTAAGGTCACGGGCGGATTGCTCGTCGGCTTCATGTCGAACTGA
- a CDS encoding sensor histidine kinase has product MTTQTAPTQPESAAKPPLRIVLTILHLAGIGVIGGIIFTMLGGLLGTGLGLLFAAGIGLVLLVGLVYALFGVGWFEIARVGALYRTPIAPLRLRPRERPGFGGWLRSLGRQAIDGRMWRAVANFAIVAIMGAIVLRLFWSMVWSVFIAFAPLTDADVVSGPFGGNIAVEWAPLVGILGLAASAAGILGLALLHRTLSLAIVVHSREAELTERVRTTTAQRAGAVRAADVERTRIERDLHDGVQPRLVSVGMTLGLAQQKIDNDPDAAKELISEAHTSTKAAITELRQLARGIHASVLDDRGLDAALSALAGRSHIPVHLDVRMDGRCSREAEAAVYFSIAESLTNAAKHSRASEARVMVRLREGNTLWARVEDNGMGGAQVQPGGGLDGIANRILAAGGTFRLDSPIGGPTSLEVNVPCAS; this is encoded by the coding sequence ATGACCACACAGACAGCGCCCACGCAGCCGGAGTCGGCCGCCAAACCGCCGCTGCGCATCGTCCTCACGATCCTGCATCTGGCAGGCATCGGAGTCATCGGCGGCATCATCTTCACCATGCTCGGGGGTCTTCTCGGTACCGGCCTCGGGCTTCTCTTCGCCGCCGGCATCGGCCTGGTCCTTCTTGTCGGCCTCGTGTACGCGCTGTTCGGCGTCGGCTGGTTCGAGATCGCCCGCGTCGGTGCGCTCTACCGCACGCCGATCGCTCCGCTGCGGTTGCGGCCGCGCGAGCGCCCGGGATTCGGCGGCTGGTTGCGGTCGCTCGGACGGCAGGCGATCGATGGCCGGATGTGGCGCGCAGTCGCCAACTTCGCGATCGTCGCGATCATGGGTGCCATCGTCCTCCGTCTCTTCTGGAGCATGGTCTGGTCCGTGTTCATCGCCTTCGCGCCTCTGACCGACGCCGACGTGGTGTCGGGACCGTTCGGCGGCAACATCGCCGTGGAGTGGGCGCCGCTCGTCGGCATCCTGGGTCTGGCGGCGTCGGCGGCCGGCATCCTCGGCCTCGCTCTGCTTCACCGCACGCTCTCCCTGGCTATCGTCGTCCACAGCCGCGAAGCAGAGCTGACCGAGCGCGTCCGGACCACCACGGCTCAGCGTGCGGGCGCGGTGCGCGCCGCGGATGTCGAGCGCACCCGCATCGAACGAGACCTGCACGACGGGGTCCAGCCGCGCCTGGTCTCAGTGGGCATGACGCTCGGCCTCGCGCAGCAGAAGATCGACAACGACCCGGATGCCGCCAAAGAGCTCATCTCCGAGGCGCACACCTCCACCAAGGCCGCGATCACCGAACTGCGACAGCTCGCCCGCGGAATCCATGCTTCGGTGCTCGACGACCGGGGGCTGGACGCGGCACTGTCGGCCCTCGCCGGACGCTCGCACATCCCCGTGCACCTCGATGTCCGGATGGACGGGCGGTGCAGCCGCGAAGCGGAAGCTGCGGTGTACTTCTCGATCGCCGAGTCCCTCACCAACGCCGCGAAGCACTCGCGGGCGAGTGAGGCCAGAGTGATGGTCCGACTGCGCGAGGGCAACACCCTCTGGGCACGGGTCGAAGACAACGGCATGGGCGGCGCGCAGGTGCAGCCCGGCGGCGGTCTCGATGGGATCGCCAACCGCATCCTCGCGGCCGGCGGCACCTTCCGGCTCGACAGCCCGATCGGCGGACCGACGTCTCTGGAGGTGAACGTACCGTGCGCATCCTGA